A region from the Fimbriimonadaceae bacterium genome encodes:
- a CDS encoding polysaccharide deacetylase family protein, whose protein sequence is MAVPILCYHKVGSEAEEGRRLNVDPARLRAHVRYFARRGARFALARELAEPWPARAVCLTFDDAYASTVEHGLPVLLSEGARASLYAVPSLVGATSAWDGEQARPLADWDALREAQAQGFEIGNHTITHVRASAMDAPAFAQEVEQAQRRLQSEGLEPSSFCYPYGACSATTRTVLAEQGIQVALALGKRAAEPADDPLALPRIVVAFSDALPKLLYKLHIRPKLP, encoded by the coding sequence ATGGCCGTGCCGATCCTCTGCTACCACAAGGTGGGCTCCGAAGCGGAGGAGGGGCGGCGGCTGAACGTGGACCCCGCACGGCTGCGCGCGCACGTGCGGTACTTCGCGCGGCGCGGGGCCCGCTTCGCCCTGGCTCGCGAACTCGCCGAGCCCTGGCCCGCCCGGGCCGTGTGCCTCACGTTCGACGACGCCTACGCGTCCACCGTGGAACATGGACTGCCCGTGCTCCTCTCCGAAGGCGCGCGCGCCTCTCTCTACGCGGTCCCCTCGCTCGTGGGCGCCACCTCGGCCTGGGACGGCGAGCAGGCGCGCCCCCTCGCCGACTGGGATGCCCTGCGCGAGGCCCAAGCCCAAGGGTTTGAAATTGGAAACCACACCATCACCCACGTGCGCGCCTCCGCCATGGACGCCCCCGCCTTCGCCCAAGAGGTCGAACAGGCCCAACGCCGACTCCAAAGCGAAGGGCTCGAACCCAGCAGTTTCTGCTACCCCTACGGCGCGTGCTCGGCGACGACCCGAACGGTGCTGGCCGAGCAGGGGATCCAGGTCGCCCTCGCGCTGGGAAAACGCGCCGCCGAACCCGCCGACGATCCCCTCGCCCTGCCGAGAATCGTCGTCGCGTTCAGCGACGCCCTGCCCAAGCTGCTCTACAAACTCCACATCCGCCCCAAACTCCCGTAA